The Silene latifolia isolate original U9 population chromosome Y, ASM4854445v1, whole genome shotgun sequence sequence TATTGAAATTGGGTAAGGAAAGAATAGGCGACTCACAAAGTAGCCGTTTGATGGTGTTGAAGGACTCCTCGGCCTTCCCTCCCCATTTGAACTCACCCTTCTTCATGCATTCGGTTATAGGAGCCATGATGGTGCTAAAATCTTTGATGAATCTCCTATAAAAAGAGGCCAAGCCGTGGAAACTTCTCACATCCGTGATGGTCTTTGGTATTGGCCACGTCTTGATTGCCTTAACTTTCTCTTGATCAACAAGAATGTCTTGGTTGGAGATGATGAAACCCAAGAATTGAACTTCACTTTATAAGAATGAACACTTCTCGATTTTACCGTACAACTTGTGTTCTCTAAGGGTTTCGAACAGTGCTTGCAAGTGTTTGAAATGCTCTTCCTTGGAAGGACTATAGACCAAGATGTCAACAAAATAGACAACCACAAATCGGCCCAAATAAGGCCTAAGTACTTCGGTCATGAGCCTCATGAACGTACTAGGCGCATTAGAGAGACcgaatggcatcacaagccattcatataaACCATACTTAGTCTTGAAAGCCGTTTTCCACTCATCCCCTTCCTTGATCCTCACTTGATGGTATCCTTGCCTCAAATCTATTTTTGAGAACACTTGATCTCCACTAAGTTCATCTAAAATGTCGTCAAGTCTAGGTATAGGGAATCTATACTTGATGgtgatgttgttaatggctcTACTATCGGTACACATTCTCCaagacccatctttctttggcacgaGCAAGGTCGGGACGGCACACGGACTAAGGCTCTCCCTCACAAAACCCTTACTCATGAGTTCCCCAATTTGTTGTTGTAACTCTTGAGAAGCTTTTGGGTCACTTCGATATGCGGCTTTGTTGGGGAGGGTAGCACCCGGAATGAAATCGATTTGATGTTCGATTCCCCTAAGGGGAGGCAAGCCACTTGGGAGCTCACTAGGAAACACATCTTCATAGTCATTTAAGAGTTCTTGGATTTCTAAAGGGATGGTCACCTCGCTTTCCCCAAGCATGTCCTTGGCCACTAGGACATAGATGTCATCTTCACCTTTCAATTCTCGCAACATTTCGGCCTCATCAATTAACAAAACCTCTCTTGTTGGTTCGACCATGGATGGTGGAGTTGTCGGTTTGATAGGTGGGGGTAATGGTGAAAGGGTAATttttcttgaactcaatttgaaaGTATATGTGTTATCCCTCCCATGATGTACCGAATCCCTATCAAATTCCCAAGGTCTACCAAGTAAaagatgacaagcatccatgggtatAACATCACAAAGGGCCTCATCTACATAGTTTTTACCAATGGAAAAAGATACCAAGCATTGCTTGTCAACCCTCACCTCGGCCCCTTTGTTGAGCCATCTCAATTTATACGGACATGGGTGGTCTTGTGTGGGTAGGGAATGTTTCTCGACAAGGGTACTAGAtgctacattggtacaactcccccCATCAATGATTAGATTACAAACCTTCCCCTTTATGGTACATCTAGACCGAAATATTTGGTGTCTTTGATCCATCTCTAAGGGTTGGGGTTGAGTATGCATTACTCTCCATGTTACTAAGTTAAGACCTACATTCGGATTTAAACTATCATGAAGGTTAGGACTTTGTACCTTTGGATTTCTGTCGAGGACCCTTGGATCCGAGCATGGTCCTTGTGTTCCATAAGCTTGCTCTCTTCCCATCCGGCTATGGCTCCTTTTCTTCTTTGTTGATGTTGGAATGAAGTTGTTGAGGGCATTCAACACATAGTCGCATTTCTTGGAGAGTCGTGTTACTTGAGTTTCGATTCCAAGTagcctctcttcactcatggttgtttttgtgtttttgatgtaGGTAGGAAGATGAACTCACAAAGGTtgaacccaagactaacacaacaatggaattgtgttaaacctaaagctctgataaccaatttgaagtaaaaccttcaagactcggatttggaCTGAAACTGACACGATTTGGACAGTAAATGGGACTGTTTAATCGTGATAAAAACGAATAAAAACTCAACAGAAACTGTGAAGACTACAATCGAACAGTCGACATAACTGTTTAAAAATCACGGTtccagaactctacaatcgaatagagtaaaggatgCGATTGGGATATGAATTAACCCAAGCACACAGCCACTAGGTTAAGAATAAAAAGGATAATTAtcaagcacacagcaaagaaaatacccgactctaaacactaagcaaaagaggtttagtagaaatcaatgtttctaacttgtgttttttTCATTCATCAAATTCTGATTTTCTCCATGTCTAACCTTGGCTTTTATACTACAAGccatacaatcttgacccttgattacaaacTAAGATCTAAGGCTCATATAAAGAccgaaaaacaacaagaaaaacgGTCCTCTAGACCTTACACAACTTACACAAGACAAtgacataaagcataaaatacAACTTCCCTTTGGCATGTTCTATTGACTTATTTATGATCACAATAGACCTTTTAGAAGCTCACAAAAACCGGCTTGTGCTTTTGGTAGCCTTCTAAAGGTGCATTAGAACTTACTTATTTAAAAGAGGAAAGGTTGAAAGTGACCCCTTGATAAGTCTATAAAACCGTGCAAATGTCCCCATCTCTCGGTTTTATCTACCTTGTCCCACATGGTTCAATTCATTTTAAGACAAAAGATAACATGTAAAAATCCTCCAACTTCTTGATATGAGGATCCTAGGCCAAAAGCTCGATGTTTTCTTTAGACGGGTTTGGTCTTGGACCTCAAATTGCGTGATGGTCCAAAACCGGGCTCAATGGGACTAGGTATGCCTTGATTTGCTTCACCTTCTCCTTATCTGCTTTTTCCCCTGTAGCAATATCAACCTCCTTATTGATCTCATCTTCAACATCCTCGTTATTTTTTCCAGCCTCTCTATCAATGTCATTCTGATTTGTTGAACCATTATTACCCACCTCATTGTGTCCCTCTTGGACAGTCTTCATTACTCCCAAGCCATCATTTGTCTCCTCATTAATGTTTTCATTCAACTGAGTCAACACATTTGTCTCTTCATTAATGGTTTCATTCTCTCTTTCAGTGCTGCCTCTAGGAGTTGTATCACGATTCATATCCTCACCAAAGAACTCCCCCTCACTAGCCCTTCCTCCTCCTAAAACAATATTTTCTACTATGTCATTCAAATTGGAATACATATCATAATCCTCATCATCTCTTTTTTCATCATCAGCACTATTCAAGTTTGTAATATCATTAATTTCTTCACCTTCTTCCTCATGATCACTGCTCATTTGAAGATCTGGATCTGTACATCCTCCATATTTTTTGTTCAATTCCGCGTACTGAATTTTTAACATATCAGTCAATACATCAAATGAGGGCAGCCCTTCTCTTGCTTTCGCCCTTTCATAAGACCTTGCTATCAACCCATCTGTAAAGGCATGATATCaaatatctttcatgaaaggcAAAGTTTGTGTATTGGGAGTATCTTGATTTTGCTTCTCTGATGTATCACAATTATCAGTGTTTTCTTTAGCAACTTCTTTTTCAGTTTCAACATCTTTAGTACAGTCTTTTGTGGCAGCAGGTTGGGTAGAGATAGTTGTTTCATCCATTGAATTGTTGGGTTTCGTATTGATGAACTTCTTCATGTTATGTACAAATCTTGAAAAGAACAATTCGTTGTCCCTCTTTATACGCAGATAAGTTTCATGAGCACTCTACCAAATgacataataaaaatattaatcaTACATACACTATTACCTAATGACAAAATAAGGCAATACCAAACAATAACAAGAGTATTAAATATttaatcacagcaatatcataaTTTACTGAAAAAATATCACCATTATTCTTTAATAATATCACAACATTACACTTGCTTGTAGACGTTACCTATTTGTGTGATATTGGTTTACAATATCATAATTCATGTGACACAATATCACTCTATTTGTCTTACTGTGAATCAATATCAAAAGCATTACAATTGGTTGCTattattaaacaatatcacaaatagcCAGCATAAATATCACAATTCgtaataaacaatatcacagtttgataaaatatcattattattaacaaTATTTATTCTCCCTTGGCAGTTTTTAAATAATTGTAAAACAATATCAACTTGGGTACACAAAAGTATCACAATGTgtacaaaacaatatcaaagtaagaagaaaagcaATAAATGTAACTGTAAGGACAACAAAAAGACATTAGTACTTACATTCATTCCTCTTACATTGATTTCTTTATCAGTTTCAACTCCTTTAGGCAGCTTAATCATGATGTAGCCCTCTTTTGCTTCAGGTTCagcttcatcatcatctttctcaGAGGTTTGTGTACGTCTCATCTCCGGTTCTTTTGAAAAATTTATCATCTCTTGTTAGCCACTGAAATTTTATCTTTATCAAAGATGCAAAGAAACATACTGTAACAGCTTGAGTACTTAATGATAAATATACATAGGAATGTTGTATTTTCTCCCGACCTTGTTGTGATAAACAGATTGGGTATTCAATTTTCGAAATTGGTGCATTCCCCAATATTGTTGTTTTCTTCTCATCTTCAACTCTTGATGTCAGAGTCAGATCATCCCATTGTTGGATTAGCGGTAGAGTGTATTTCATAGCCTTGCCCTTAAAATTGAACCGGTGGAAGTAGGCTATCATATCACTAGTAGGCACCCGGTGATATtgacttctttttttctttccatCCCTTAATACTAGCAGTCATCTCTTCAAAGATATAATCACACCAATCATAGTCTCTAATTTTAGTCACATCCGCGACAGACTTAACAAGTTTTAAATCTAGGGTTTTATTCGTATTGGGCGCTAGAAAAATGGACATGCTATATAGAACAAACATTCTCTTAAACTCATCACCAGCCTCATTATACACCATCAATATATCATGCACATCCTTCACATCAATTTTTTATAGTATCACTACCTACTCTTAATAGTATCACACTTATATCAACAGAAAACGAGACATTCCTCATTAACAAGTCGAAATTTACTGGTTAACACTAAATTTCACATCGAACAACAGCTAACCCTATTTTTCGCGATTGAAACAAACAAACCAACTAATAAACATCTACACCTACAATCGATCATAGTTATTTGTTCAATGTGTCCATGTTATCAACAAAATACTGTTTAAACTCATTAACAACTAAGACATTGTATAAATTTACAGCAACAACTTGAAAGTAAGCGTTTAACTCATTAACAAGTCGAAAATTAGTGCTTAAATGCTATTTTTATCATATATTTGAACTTGATTACAGTAATTAAGAACAAAATCAATATGTATAATGAAATTAAAActgcaaaagatgaacaaaaatcgcaGAAATGTAATAGAAAGAGATTAGAGCGTACCTCAACGATTCTTCAACTTGAAATTAAACTGATATTATGCAAAGGATTGAACGACTGAATCTATATTGTTGAAATTCAGTTGATATCGTCTTTGAATCTTTAGGTTTTTGCGGATTTTCAGTGAGATTTTTAGGGAGtatttgtttttgtgtgtttttttagagagagaaatagtttttttttaaatgaacgGTTTTCTTCTTTTAGAAGTTTAAGCGCCTTTTTTCTGTCAACTTTAAGCGTGATATTCTTTTGCCTTACGCGTGATATTGTCGATGGACTCAttgactcaaatatttaggtggactcaccggatcctatatatatatatatatatatatatatatatatatatatatatatatatatatatatatatatatatatcacatcTCACATTCTCTCTCAATCTCCtctctcacaaaaaaaaaagaaaaaaaaaagagaacaaaaacaaCCGACACATTTTTCTCACATATTTCTCTCATAAAAACAAAAAACCTCCTCTCCTCACTCACTCACTCACTAACTCACCAACAACCCaacctacccccccccccccccaactaCCCCATCACCGCAACCAGTCCACAACCACCCTCTCCCACACCGGCCCACACACCACCACACGACATCCACACCACAATCCAACACCTCACCATCTCCCTTCTCCCTCACCACCTCCCCACACCGCACGACACTCCCACACCGCACGATCTCCCTTCTCCCTCACCAACTCCCCACATATTTTTCTCACATATTTCTctcataaaaacaaaacaaacaaaaataaaaccaaaaacCTCCTCTTCTCACTCACTCACTCACTCCCCAACAACCCGATCCCCACCCCCCACCCCATCACCGCCACCAGCCCACAACCACCCTCTCCCACACCGGCCCACACACCACCACACGACATCCACGCCACAACCCAACACCTCACCATCTCCCTTCTCCCTCACCACCTCCCCACACCGCACGACACTCCCACACCGCACCATCTCCCTTTTCCCTCACCAACTCCCCACACCGCACGACACTCCTCCCACAGCGCACTCACACACCACCACTAGTCGACACTCCTCCCACACCGCACTCACAAACTGACCACCAGCCCGTGCAGCCTACCACCAACGCACGACATCCTCGGCCTCCCATTTCTCTAATTTTCTATTAAAAAAGTGGTGGTTTTCAGGTGGTGAGAtatggtcttttttttttttttctgatttcaattttttttcttctatttttcagAATTTTAATTGTTTGTTTGTGTGATCTAGTTTTTTTTCCTGATtatgatttttttaattttttttttctatttttaagAATTTTAATTGTTTGTTTGTGTAAAACTAAATTGTTTGTTTTTGTGCAGGTGGTGGTGTGGATTTGTGGCGTTTagtgttttcattttttttgttttcagaattgagttgggttattttttagattttctcaaatctcgtttttttttttcaaatctcgtcttgttTTATATTTCTTCAAATCTCGTCTTAAAAAATTGTCTTTTTATATATTTGTCTTCAAATTTTGTATTCAAATTTTGTCAAGTAAAaaatcgtcttgttatatatttttatataaatatgaATTAGTGTAACTTTATATTAAtatggttattttttttttttagaactTGGTtggaactaaagttacacatgttgttgattaaagttacactatttaggactaaagttacacccttgaAAAATTAATATCAATATGgtcatttttttatatttttatataaaaatatgaatTAGTGTAACTTTATATTAATATGGTCATTTTTTTAAGAATTTGGTtggaactaaagttacacatgttgttgattaaagttacactatttacgactaaagtatACCCTTGAAAcataaaagttatactatttccGACAAAAGTTATacccttgaaacattaaagttacacttcttcTCATTTTGGTTTTTGTATTTACGACTAAAGTAATACCATTTTTTTCGTTtttagtagtttttttttttggtgttttgtgtTATAGATATGAAAATTAGACGAAAAAATGAGTTGGTGTTCCAAATCCGATTGCTTGTGATTTAAAATCTtgtcttgttttttatttttatattttaaatattgtcttattttatatattttttagatctattagtttttttttagtttatatttttttaatttcagatttggtattaattttgtgtgttgtTGTTGGTAGTTTTTTAGATCTAttaatttttcagatctaaattcGTCCTATTATTGAATTTTTCAGAACTATTTTACGACTAAAGTTGCACattttacgactaaagttacactattttcaACTAAATGcaccattattttttttttaaatctcgtATTGTTTAAATTATTCTTGTTGTATATATTTTCAGATCTACTTTTCTTAGATCTACAAAAGTTGCATATTATGCTATTTCAATAGATTATATGTAACTTTATTATTAAACCATTTGTCTAAGGCATTATATGCAACTTCAATGCCCAATATGCGCAATTTTAGTGGCATTATGTGTAACTTCAATGCCCAATATACACAACTTCAGTagcaatatgtgcaacttcagtgACATTATGTACAACTTTAATGCCCATTATGCGCAACTTCAGTGGCATATGTGCAACCTCAAtggcaatatgtgcaacttcaatctcctcttcttattgtgttggtttcaaatctgaatttaaatttggactaaagttacacaattttggaatAAAGTTATGCAAAAAGGACTAAAGCTGCAGTAGAACACATtatataaactaaactttaaattaaataaattccaagtagtttttgactaaaattacacaaatttggactaaagttacagaaTTTTGAACAAAAGCTatacaaaaatgacaaaaatacaataggactaaattatataaacttgacttaaaattaaataaattctattaatttatcAAAAGGGACTAAATTTACATAAATTTGGCTAAAGTTATACTTGTAAAACTCTGAAGTTACACACTAAAAAACACtaaaatgtcgtaaacttgtcttaaaaataaaaaaattcaaaaaattatcCATCAAAATCACATTTTAgtataaagttgcactattttggattaaagttacactcgtaaaatactgaagttatactctaaaaaatactgaaatgttgtaaacttgtcttaaagttacaaaaagtcaaaaaatatccgtcaaaatcaccttttagtataaagttgcactattttggattagagttatactcgtaaaacacagAAGTTGAACTTtaaaaaatactgaaatgtcgtaaatttgtcttaaacttacaaaaagtcaaaaaaatatccgtcaaaatcactttttagtataaagttgcactattttggattaaagttatactcgtaaaccaagtggtgttagtccagtcgtagccgggttaaaccttgaaacttgcagaaatgcaggagttgagagatcccgggttcgactaccagctggggcgatgatcacttggccactgcagcccccgaagggggtggcttacatggtccatgtggtggtgcgggaatgcatgggtccGAGGGGGATTCAACCCTCTCGtccaaaaaaaaaagttatactcgtaaaacgcaaaagttacactctaaaaaatattgaaatgtcgtaaacttgtcttaaaattacaaaaagtcaaaaaatATCCGTCAAAATAACCTTTTAGTATAAAATTGCactattttggattaaagttatactcgtaaaacacagAAGTTGAACTctaaaaaatactgaaatgtcgtaaatttgtcttaaacttacaaaaagtcaaaaaaatatccgtcaaaatcactttttagtataaagttgcactattttggattaaagttatactcgtaaaataCAGAAGTTACACTCTACAAAATATTGAAttgtcgtaaacttgtcttaaaattacaaaaataaaaaaaatatatttcaaaatcactttttaatataaagttgcactattttagattaaagttatactcgtaaactAAGTAGTGTTAGTCCAGTGGTTACGGGTTGAACCTTgaaacttgcagaaatgcaggagttgagaggtcccgggtttgactaccagctggggcgatgaccacttggccactgcagatcccgaagggggtggcttacatggtccatgtggtgatgcgggaatgcatgggcccgagtgggattcaaccccctcataaaaaaaaaaagaagttataCACGTAAAACGCAGGAGTTACACTctaaaaaatactgaaatgttgtaaacttgtcttaaaattacaaaatgtcAAAAAATTATACTTCAAAATCACTTTTTAATATAGAGTTATactattttggattaaagttatacttgtaAAACACTGAAGTTATACTCTAAAAACATATTGAAATGTCGTAAACtttccttaaaattacaaaaagtcaaaaaatatccgtcaaaatcaatttttagtataaagttgcactattttggattaaagttatactcgtaaaacacaTAAGTTGAACTctaaaaaatactgaaatgtcgtaaaaattacaaaaagtcaaaaaaatatacttaaaaatcactttttagtataaagttgcactattttCAATTAAAGTTATATTATAAAACACTGATGTTACACGATTgagtattaaagttacactcgttaAAAAACCGAAGTTATACTCGTTAAAAGTTACAatatttggactgaagttatactcacTAATTATGGTGGATTAGTGAAGAAGTAGAAAGTGTGTTAAACTAGACCCTTAACCACCCTTTTTAGAGGTTCATCTTAACCATCTATCTTCAATATCTAAGGGCCTGCATGAGAACTTATGGACTTATAAGGATATGGTGGACTTATAAGGAtaaggatatatatatatatatatatatatatatatatatatatatatatatatatatatatatatatatatatatatatatatagagagagagagagagagagagagagagagagagagagagagagagagagagagagagagaccggatccggtgaggccgctaattatggcgaggcggtcGGCCTCACCATATTCCTTTATGGACTGATTTTCAATGTTTATTGGGCTGGAAACTTAGGGCCATTCATAACTTTTCTTTTGGCCCAAATACTTTACTCTATGTCTCTAAAATATAACAAACAAAATTCTTAAGCTACAGCTTGTGAGACTACTTGATTTATCTAAGCttggacctgattttgtgaaccctatgcatgtttttgtgaatcttggaccttatgTTGTGAATCTAAGATTTGAATAGGTGACTTTAGACATACATTGACAATGGTAATTATTATATAATAATCgtatatttatatttgttcatctatgtgggtctcgaacccacaccttgcgcaatagcacaatgctctaccttttgagctaatagatgatattgtaccaaaattaaattatgCATCAACAAGTAACAAAGACATGAAAACATTAGTAACTTCATGTACATGTGAAACATGACACATTGGCTTATACAAGTATTTCTTACTATGAAATTAACCAATTTAAGTCCTaccttcacaaaatcaggtccaggtttcacaaaaacaagtttcacaaaattaggtctaaagttcacataatcatgtctaggtttcacaaaatgagatctaggtttcacaaaataaaatccaggtttcacaaaatgaACTTTCACAAAATGAAGTCGAgatttcacaaaataaggtacaAAGTTCACAAATCAGGTCGAGGTttcacataaacaagtttcacaaaattaggtctaaagttcacataatcatgtctaggtttcacaaaatcagatctaggtttcacaaaatgaaATCCAGGTTTCACAGAATCATTCTTCACAAATCAAGTCGAGATTTCACATTATCAGGTACTAAGTTCACAAAACTAGCTTCAAGGTTCACAATATTAGATCCAATATTCACAAACACTGAAAATAcaaaggtctatgattcacaaaataagaaaaagagcaatataggtgatttcgaccattttatgaccaaatttcacaatattaccttctagtttcacaaaacaagctctaagattcacaaaataaggtataagattcacaaaataagaaaaagagaaaaatattcgattttgaccatttatgaccaagtttcacaatataaggcttaggattcacgaaacaagttcTATGATTCATAAACTAGCTtcaaggttcacaaaataagaaaaagaggaaaataggcgattttgaccatttataaccaagtttcacaatataaggcctaggattcacgaaacaaggtctatgattcacaaaataatgaaaagagcaaaataggtgatttcgaccattttgtgaccaaatttcacaatattaccttctattttcacaaaacaagctctaagattcacaaaataaggtatatgattcacaaaataataaaatgagcaaaataggtgattttgaccatttatgaccaagtttcacaatataaggcctaggattcacgaaacaaggtctatgattcacaaaataagaaaaagagcaaataggtgatttcgaccattttatgaccaaaattCACAATATTACcctctagtttcacaaaacaagctctaagattcacaaaataaggtatatgattcacaaaataagaaaaaaaggaaaataggcgattttgaccatttatgaccaagtttcacaatataaggcctagaattcacgaaacaaggtatatgattcacaaaataataaaaagagcaaaataggtgatttcgaccattttgtgaccaaatttcacaatattaccttctattttcacaaaataatctctaagattcacaaaataaggtataggattcacaaaataataaaaggagcaaaataggtgattttgaccatttatgaccaagtttcacaatataaggcctaggattcacgaaacaaggtctatgattcacaaaataagaaaaagagcaaataggtgatttcgaccattttatgaccaaatttcacaatattaccctctagtttcacaaaacaagctctaagattaacaaaataaggtatatgattcacaaaataagaaaaaaaggaaaataggcgattttgaccatttatgaccaagtttcacaatataaggcctagaattcacgaaacaaggtatatgattcacaaaataataaaaagagcaaaataggtgatttcgaccattttatgaccacatttcacaatattaccttctcgtttcacaaaacaagttctaagattcacaaaataaggtataagattcacaaaataagaaaaagaggaaaattggCGATTTTAACGATTTATGACCAAGGTTCataatataaggcctaggattcacgaaacaaggtctatgattcacaaaataataaaaagagcaaaataggtgatttcgaccattttatgaccaaatttcacaatattaccttctattttcacaaaacaagctctttgattcacaaaataaggtatatgattcacaaaataagaaaaagaggaaaataggcgattttgaccatttatgaccaagtttcataatataaggtctaggattcacgaaacaaggtctatgattcacaaaataagaaaaggagcaaaataggtgatttcgatcattttctgaccaaatttcacaatattatcttctagtttcacaaaacaaggtctaagattcacaaaataaggtatatgattcacaaaataagaaaaagagaaaaataggcgatttttaccatttatgaccaagtttcacaatataaggcctaggattcacgaaacaaagTCTATGATTCATAAACTCGCTtcaaggttcacaaaataagaaaaagaggaaaataggcgattttgaccatttatgaccaagtttcacaatataaggcctaagttcacgaaacaaggtctatgattcacaaaataataaaaagagcaaaataggtgatttcgaccattttgtgatcAAATTTCAAAATATTACCTTCAATTTTCACAAAATATGCTCTAAGATTcataaaataaggtatatgattcacaaaataataaaaaggagcaaaataggtgattttgaccatttatgaccaagtttcacaatataaggcctaggattcacgaaataaggtctatgattcacaaaataa is a genomic window containing:
- the LOC141629960 gene encoding uncharacterized protein LOC141629960, with the translated sequence MSEERLLGIETQVTRLSKKCDYVLNALNNFIPTSTKKKRSHSRMGREQAYGTQGPCSDPRVLDRNPKVQSPNLHDSLNPNVGLNLVTWRVMHTQPQPLEMDQRHQIFRSRCTIKGKVCNLIIDGGSCTNVASSTLVEKHSLPTQDHPCPYKLRWLNKGAEVRVDKQCLVSFSIGKNYVDEALCDVIPMDACHLLLGRPWEFDRDSVHHGRDNTYTFKLSSRKITLSPLPPPIKPTTPPSMVEPTREVLLIDEAEMLRELKGEDDIYVLVAKDMLGESEVTIPLEIQELLNDYEDVFPSELPSGLPPLRGIEHQIDFIPGATLPNKAAYRSDPKASQELQQQIGELMSKGFVRESLSPCAVPTLLVPKKDGSWRMCTDSRAINNITIKYRFPIPRLDDILDELSGDQVFSKIDLRQGYHQVRIKEGDEWKTAFKTKYGLYEWLVMPFGLSNAPSTFMRLMTEVLRPYLGRFVVVYFVDILVYSPSKEEHFKHLQALFETLREHKLYGKIEKCSFL